Sequence from the Thermococcus nautili genome:
CGCGTCAATAACGCTTTACTATTTCGTTGTCAATAACAAAAGCCCAGACGTTACGATAATCCACGTTCCAACGCCCGTCCTACGCTTCATCGCCCACGCGAGCAGGGAGGACCCAAAGGGCTGGAAGAGGATTGTGGCTATGGGCTGGCGCAAACGGCCGGCCGAGGAGGAGTTTGAGAAGTACGAGAGGAGCTACGCCAACGAGGTCTACGCCAGGCTCTTGGCCGAGGAGAGCATTTTGCCCTACTTTATCGATGTGAAAAACCGCCGTGCGAACGCGAAATGGTCGCTTTTGTCTTTCTACTGTTCGGAGGTGTTGGGTTTGGATAAGGAAGCTCTGGAGTTTATCAGAGATGTTGGCGATAGGATTGTCGAAACGCTGGAGAAGCTCCCCGACAACCAGCTTTCGAGGCGCGTCAGGGAGCTGGAGAAGGCGGAGAAGCTCTACCAGTTCGAGGCCTTCTTCGTGAACCTCGAAAAGCTCCGCCAGAGGCTTGGGATAGAGAAGCCCCTGATGACCTTTGACGAGTTCGCGACGGTTCTAACATCTTACGGCGAGGACCTTAACGTCTCGTGGAGGACCGTCAAGCACCTGCTCCTCTTCAGGGTCTATGAGAAGCTCCACGACCGCCTGATGAAGGCCTCAGAAGAGGCCGAGGAGGCCGGAGAAGCTGAAGAAATTGAGGACGTTGGGATTTACGGCCTTGGGGAGGTGGAAGAATGAGGTTTGCAACCGGAATGGTGCTGATTGACGCACCGCACTCCGCTCTGAACATGCTCGGAATCGATGAGAGCCTCGCCGACAGGAACGTCACGAGGGTTAAGACCTTCAGAAGGGGAGGAAAGCGCTACCCCTACGTCTCGCCACAGGCCTGGCGCTACTGGTGGCGCTTTACCCTCAAGGAGCACTTCAACTGGGAGCTCTCCCCGCTCTACCGCGAGCAGAAGCAGGTCTTCACCGCGGCGAATCCGCTCAAGTACCCGGACGACGATGTTTTCGGCTACATGAGAGCCTTCAAGAAGGGTGGGGTTAACGTCACCGTCACGAGGGTCTCGCCCCTCAAGAACACGCCCCTGATTTCGATACTGCCTGATAGAAGCTCCGTGACGGTTGACGAGGGCTACGCATCAAGGCATGAAGGGGACCCCGTTCCCTACAGCCAGGAGTTCTACTCGACGGTTTTCAAGGGGGCCTTTTCGCTCGACCTCGACTCCGTCGGACGGTTCACAATCATCAGCAAGGCCGGCTTCAAGAACCTCCTCACGTGGGACGACGTTCCAAAGGACAAGAAGGGCAACCCAAAGAAGGGCAC
This genomic interval carries:
- the cas8a1 gene encoding type I-B CRISPR-associated protein Cas8b1/Cst1 — protein: MDAGLVALLLINRKNSPEELTEEDIEKAIDFASKLYARKEWSSGYIHAMMLPNSGILMANPSMAKKRTPEAIAKNLRGLLEEPEDPNAPICEICGRRHSRPKPVYRSDFPLVGTGGVPNYFPSAKDGLNVCSHCLFLVQFLPLVAYKVGGRVLVMHTYPYELMLELHREALNDVRKNFLASNARDFKRPENFLFHLLGELTRKTERDDLWANASITLYYFVVNNKSPDVTIIHVPTPVLRFIAHASREDPKGWKRIVAMGWRKRPAEEEFEKYERSYANEVYARLLAEESILPYFIDVKNRRANAKWSLLSFYCSEVLGLDKEALEFIRDVGDRIVETLEKLPDNQLSRRVRELEKAEKLYQFEAFFVNLEKLRQRLGIEKPLMTFDEFATVLTSYGEDLNVSWRTVKHLLLFRVYEKLHDRLMKASEEAEEAGEAEEIEDVGIYGLGEVEE
- the cas7i gene encoding type I-B CRISPR-associated protein Cas7/Cst2/DevR translates to MRFATGMVLIDAPHSALNMLGIDESLADRNVTRVKTFRRGGKRYPYVSPQAWRYWWRFTLKEHFNWELSPLYREQKQVFTAANPLKYPDDDVFGYMRAFKKGGVNVTVTRVSPLKNTPLISILPDRSSVTVDEGYASRHEGDPVPYSQEFYSTVFKGAFSLDLDSVGRFTIISKAGFKNLLTWDDVPKDKKGNPKKGTEDVVNEIKEMERIAEELGVKRTGKEWVMPPEIRKKRATEAIKALRLLTGGAKQSQYHTDVTPKFVLLLNVDAGINPFISDLVFEERGEIRFDAGALAKRLKDLKEVIPKNARLCIGYDEGFTRSLGWDVNEIAKTLEKAGVEVFIGTVGEAIEEFAKEIEAYYG